Proteins from a genomic interval of Sphingobacterium sp. SYP-B4668:
- a CDS encoding nucleotide pyrophosphohydrolase yields MTEIQDLIKQIRAFRDARDWQQFHNSKDLAVALSIEASELLELFLWKGNEDANPDKLKEELADVLMYAILLADKHGLDIKQIIEDKIKRNNEKYPVDKAKGTAKKYNEL; encoded by the coding sequence ATGACAGAGATTCAAGACCTCATAAAGCAGATCCGCGCCTTTCGAGATGCCCGAGACTGGCAGCAATTCCACAATTCCAAGGACCTTGCCGTAGCGCTTAGTATCGAAGCCAGCGAACTGCTCGAACTGTTTCTGTGGAAAGGCAATGAAGACGCCAACCCCGACAAGCTGAAAGAAGAGCTTGCAGACGTACTCATGTACGCTATTCTTTTGGCCGACAAGCACGGACTCGATATCAAGCAGATCATCGAGGACAAGATAAAGCGCAACAATGAGAAATATCCAGTAGACAAAGCCAAGGGGACAGCCAAAAAATACAACGAATTATAA
- a CDS encoding IS3 family transposase, with amino-acid sequence MADFAQTSQRCRARARYTKKGHSHLLQGRRSVYRFIEANRDIYSVEKMCSVLNASSCCFYRWLVRPESPGEHRSKMLVEKIQKVHMNSGCIYGSPRITAELHKEGEPVSRSYVARLMKKHGIRSKVKKKYKITTDSSHSYRIAENLLQRDFSADALSQKWVGDITYIHTNKGWLYLRTVIDLADRKVVGWSLSTDMTAENTSVTAIKMAVKNRGVKKGLIFHSDRGVQYACEEFRAVLRKNNITQSMSRKANCWDNAVAESFFKSLKAEMVYHRKFIDQQSAKLEIFGYIEGFYNTRRTHSALGYKTPKQMEEMLLEKEKLAA; translated from the coding sequence ATTGCGGATTTTGCGCAAACGTCTCAAAGATGCCGAGCTAGAGCGCGATATACTAAAAAAGGCCATAGCCATCTTCTCCAAGGGAGACGGTCCGTATACCGGTTCATAGAAGCGAACCGTGATATATATTCCGTAGAGAAGATGTGCAGTGTACTAAATGCCAGTAGCTGTTGCTTTTACCGTTGGTTGGTTAGACCAGAGTCCCCTGGAGAACATCGGAGCAAAATGCTTGTTGAGAAAATACAGAAAGTACACATGAACAGCGGCTGCATCTATGGCAGTCCACGTATAACCGCAGAACTACATAAAGAAGGAGAACCTGTGTCAAGGTCTTATGTGGCCAGATTGATGAAGAAACATGGGATACGCAGCAAAGTGAAAAAGAAATATAAGATCACCACGGATTCAAGCCATAGCTATAGGATAGCTGAAAATCTCCTCCAAAGAGATTTTTCAGCGGATGCCCTGTCCCAAAAGTGGGTAGGCGATATCACTTATATCCACACCAACAAAGGCTGGTTATATCTGAGGACAGTTATTGATCTGGCGGACAGAAAAGTGGTGGGCTGGTCTTTGAGTACGGATATGACGGCAGAGAACACCTCAGTGACCGCAATAAAAATGGCCGTTAAGAACAGGGGGGTAAAGAAAGGCCTGATCTTTCACTCCGACAGGGGTGTTCAGTACGCCTGTGAGGAGTTCAGGGCAGTACTGAGAAAGAATAACATAACCCAGAGTATGAGCAGGAAGGCGAACTGTTGGGACAATGCGGTGGCTGAGAGCTTCTTCAAGTCATTAAAAGCTGAGATGGTTTATCACAGAAAGTTTATAGATCAACAGTCCGCTAAATTAGAGATATTCGGATATATTGAAGGCTTCTATAATACTAGAAGAACACATTCTGCTTTAGGTTACAAAACACCCAAGCAAATGGAAGAAATGCTGTTAGAAAAAGAAAAATTAGCAGCGTAA
- a CDS encoding DUF5367 family protein → MNYKYFSLTIGFAIWLLATILFRIGGQYFFFTENTLILTLLYLVLIPFLGSVATWTFNKYKLGKSEAIQSASIMILPGMLLDTVCIQFFSSIFPNLPEKDGATFGSWLMFAYSVVLIFGLFRKDSK, encoded by the coding sequence ATGAATTACAAATATTTTAGCTTAACAATTGGATTTGCTATTTGGCTCTTAGCAACAATACTGTTCAGAATCGGGGGGCAGTATTTTTTTTTCACCGAGAATACATTGATATTAACATTACTCTATTTGGTCTTGATCCCGTTCTTGGGTTCTGTTGCAACTTGGACTTTCAATAAATATAAACTGGGTAAATCTGAGGCAATCCAATCAGCCTCCATTATGATTTTACCCGGAATGCTTTTAGATACAGTATGTATACAATTTTTTTCCTCTATCTTCCCTAATCTTCCGGAAAAAGACGGAGCAACTTTTGGTTCGTGGCTAATGTTTGCTTATTCTGTTGTCCTGATTTTCGGACTTTTTAGGAAAGATTCGAAATAA
- a CDS encoding phosphotransferase, whose protein sequence is MIVSGREEMSATPSPEAIRQLRLRYQLAVDAAKTYYNNGFSVVIQDNYYGLELSHVVDLLQGYPVREIVLCPTVKVLKERELSRGKTGYANFSIESLYLEFMARTPRIGFWLDTSDLTPEESVNEILNYYAVNNNDPFDAGL, encoded by the coding sequence ATGATAGTATCGGGAAGAGAAGAAATGTCCGCTACACCTTCTCCCGAAGCTATCCGACAGTTGCGTTTACGCTATCAGTTGGCTGTTGATGCGGCTAAAACATATTACAACAACGGATTTTCAGTTGTTATACAAGACAATTATTACGGTCTTGAGCTATCACACGTTGTAGATCTTTTGCAGGGTTACCCTGTACGTGAAATTGTATTATGTCCAACGGTAAAAGTACTGAAAGAACGTGAGTTATCTCGAGGAAAAACAGGCTATGCTAATTTCTCCATAGAGTCGTTGTACCTTGAATTTATGGCGCGCACACCGCGTATTGGATTTTGGCTTGATACATCCGATCTTACGCCCGAGGAATCCGTAAACGAGATTTTAAATTACTATGCTGTCAATAATAACGATCCGTTTGACGCCGGTCTGTGA
- a CDS encoding transposase, whose translation MYRNFDDSFKIMAVDLSVVRCSVAEVAKELDIDPSLLSKWRRNPRYNGNKVLPDNPKISPEEQELRILRKRLKDAELERDILKKAIAIFSKGDGPYTGS comes from the coding sequence ATGTATAGAAATTTTGATGATTCATTTAAGATAATGGCGGTCGATCTGAGCGTTGTTAGATGTTCGGTGGCAGAAGTTGCCAAGGAACTTGATATAGATCCGAGTCTGCTTAGTAAATGGCGCAGGAACCCGCGTTACAATGGTAATAAAGTGTTGCCGGACAATCCCAAGATAAGTCCTGAAGAGCAGGAATTGCGGATTTTGCGCAAACGTCTCAAAGATGCCGAGCTAGAGCGCGATATACTAAAAAAGGCCATAGCCATCTTCTCCAAGGGAGACGGTCCGTATACCGGTTCATAG
- a CDS encoding PDDEXK nuclease domain-containing protein — protein MEQRFIDIIQLIKQSRNQAIKAVNTELINLYWNVGAYIKQKLSVAEWGDKTVDELANFIQKNNPELKGFNRRGLYRMIQFYETYANLPFVAPVVRQMQNSDKQYDMIVSPVETQLDFQPQDIKNTILVQLSWTNHMIIFSRCKTEEEREFYLRLSIHERYSKRELERQISAGYFERTMIGNTKRSALPIEIHNEVQNIFKDSYVFDFLNLPEPHSENELQKGLILQMKNFILELGKDFLFIGEEYKIQVGNSDFYVDLLFYHRGLQCLVAFELKADKFKPEHLGQLNFYLEALDRDVKKANENPSIGILLCKDKDSEVVEYALSRSLSPTMVAEYQMQLPDKKLLQQKLHELFSDNISEA, from the coding sequence ATGGAACAACGTTTTATAGACATTATTCAGTTAATCAAACAATCTCGTAACCAAGCGATAAAAGCCGTAAATACCGAGCTGATTAATTTGTATTGGAATGTTGGTGCGTACATCAAGCAAAAATTATCCGTTGCTGAATGGGGTGATAAAACGGTGGACGAATTAGCAAATTTTATTCAAAAGAACAATCCCGAGCTGAAAGGTTTTAATCGAAGAGGGTTGTATCGGATGATTCAATTCTATGAAACTTATGCAAATCTACCATTTGTCGCACCAGTGGTGAGACAAATGCAAAATTCTGATAAACAATACGATATGATTGTGTCACCAGTGGAGACACAATTAGACTTTCAACCTCAAGATATCAAGAATACCATCTTAGTTCAGCTAAGTTGGACAAATCATATGATTATTTTTTCGCGTTGTAAAACAGAAGAAGAGCGTGAGTTTTATCTTCGGTTGAGTATTCATGAGCGATATAGCAAACGTGAATTAGAACGTCAAATATCTGCAGGTTATTTTGAGCGTACAATGATTGGTAATACAAAACGCTCAGCATTACCTATAGAAATTCATAATGAAGTTCAAAATATCTTTAAAGATAGCTATGTTTTCGATTTTCTAAATCTTCCGGAACCACATAGCGAAAACGAGTTACAAAAAGGCTTAATCCTTCAAATGAAAAATTTCATTTTAGAGTTAGGTAAAGACTTCTTGTTCATTGGCGAAGAATACAAAATACAGGTTGGCAATAGCGATTTCTATGTAGATTTGTTGTTTTATCATCGAGGGTTACAATGTTTGGTAGCCTTTGAATTGAAAGCCGATAAATTTAAACCCGAACACTTAGGGCAATTAAACTTTTACTTAGAAGCCTTAGATCGCGATGTGAAAAAAGCGAACGAAAATCCAAGTATTGGGATTTTGTTGTGTAAAGATAAAGACAGTGAAGTTGTAGAATATGCGTTGAGCAGAAGTCTTTCTCCGACAATGGTTGCCGAATATCAAATGCAATTACCTGATAAAAAATTATTGCAACAGAAATTACATGAATTATTTTCAGATAATATTTCTGAAGCATAA